The genomic segment GCGGCCGGAGGCCTTCGACCCGGTGGGGCGACGCCGCCGCTGAGGCTCACGCCGCGACGGCCGCGCGGAACCCGGCGAGGGCCCGTCGCGCGCGCCACGCCGTCACGACGCCCGCGGGCGCCGCGGCGCCGAGGAACCAGCCGACGTCGGTGACGAGCCCGAGGACGAGCGTCGCGGCGGTGACCGCGACGGCCGGCGCGAGCCAGGCCGCGCAGGACGCGGGCCAGCTGCGGGGGTCGAGACGGACGACGACCCCGAGGACGACGAGGACGCAGACCGCGCCGGCCAGGCCCAGCCCCGTGCCCACCGCGGCCGCCACGGCGACGACCAGGAGGACGTAGCCCGGCTCGAGGCCCGCCTCGCGCGCGCCGCCGGGTGCCAGGGCGAGCCCGGCGAGCAGCGGCGCCAGCAGGACTGCGGCCCCCAGCACGGCGCCCGCGGCCATCCCCTCCAGCAGCGCGCGGCCGACGAGGCGGAGGCCGGCGTCGGTGCGCCGCTGCTCGCGGACCCAGGGCCACGGGCCCGCCGCGTCGGTGCTCACGTCACCTCGTCGACGAGGTCGAGGACGTCCTGGACCGTGCCGCGGAGCACGGGCAGGCGGCTGAGCCGCACGAGGCGCGCGACGAGCGGCACGCTCCGCTCGACCAGGCGACGCGAGCGGGCGGCGTCAGGGGACCCGTCGTGGACCCAGAACAGGGTGACGCCGAGCCACGCGAGCCACAGCAGCTCCGGCAGCCGCTCGGCCGCCGGGCCCTGCACGGGCGGGCGCGCGCCCTCGACCACCTCGGTGAGCAGGTCGACGGCGAGGCGCCGGGCCTCGGCGCTGGCCTCGCTGAACGGGCTCGCACCGTCGCCGGGGCGCAGCGCGACCTGCACGAAACCCGTCCCGAAGGAGCGGTACGGCGCGAAGACCTCGAGCCCGGCGAGCCACGTCCCGCGCAGGCGCTGCTCGAGCGTGCCGCCGAGGGGCAGCCGGTCGGCGACCGCCGCGCGGTGCTCGACCTGCAGCCGGCGGTACAGCTCCTGCACGAGGTGGTCCTTGCCGGGGAACCAGTAGTAGGCGTTGCCGACGGACACGCCGGCCTCCGACGCGATGAGCCGCATCGTCGTCCTGTCGTAGCCGCGCTCGCGGAACAGCCGCAGGCCGGTCTCCACCAGCAGGGTCCGGGTGTCCGGCTGGTCGGGTCGTCGCCGGGGTGCCACGACGACAGTGAACACGGCGGACTGAACGTGTTCAAGACGTCAGGGGACGATCGCGAGCCCCACGCCCAGGAGGAGGCCCAGCACGAGCTGCAGGCGCCCCGTGGCGCCGAGCACCGGGACGAGCCCCAGACCCCGGGCACCGTCGGCGACGGTCCGCAACGGCCCGGCGGCCAGGGGCAGCGCGAGCAGGGCGAGCAGCGCCCAGGGCCGGCCGGAGGCCACCAGGGCGAGGACCGCGACCGCGGGCACCCCGGCGACGAGGACGCCGTACAGCGCGCGGGTGCGCGCGTCACCGAGTCGAACGGCGAGGGTGCGCTTGCCGGCGACGCGGTCGGTCGGGATGTCGCGGAGGTTGTTGACCACGAGGAGCGCGCACGCCACGGACCCGATCGCGACGGCCGCGAGCACGGCCCCGGCGTCGACGGCCAGGGCCTGGGTCCACGTGGTGCCGAGCACGGCGACGAGCCCGAAGAACACGAACACGACGACCTCGCCCAGCCCGGCGTAGCCGTAGGGGCGCGGACCGCCGGTGTACGTCCACGCGGCCACCACGCACAGCACGCCCACGAGGAGCAGCCACCACGCGCCGCTGAGCACCACGAGCGCGACCCCCGCGAGACCCGCGACCGCGAACGCCACCGCGGTGGCGACGAGCACCGCCCGCGGGCTCGCTGCGCCCGAGGCGACGAGCCGCATCGGCCCGACCCGGTCGGCGTCGGTGCCGCGGACGCCGTCGGAGTAGTCGTTGGCGTAGTTGACGGCCACCTGCAGCCCGAGCGCGACGACGAGCGCGAGCACGGCGCGGACGGGCTCGGTGGCCCCGAGGCCGACCGCGGCCCCGGTGCCCGCGGCGACGGGCGCGACGGCCGCCGGGAGGGTGCGCGGGCGCGCGCCGGCGACCCACTGGGCAGGGGTGGTCACGGCAGGGGTGGTCACGGCGCGGTGGGTCAGCTGCGCGACGCGCCGGGCGGACGCGTGTCGTCGCCCTCGTCGTCGGAGGCGTCCGGCGGGCGCCGGTCCAGCCCGCGCAGGAAGTCGGGGTCGTCGTCGGGGCCGAGCACCCGCGGCCTGGGCCGGCCGAGCCGCTCCGTGCCGGGCAGCCGGGAGGCGCGCGGGCGGCCCGCGACGAACCACGCGACACCTCCCGCGAGCGGGAAGAGCAGGACCAGGAGCACCCACACGAGCTTCGGCAGGCCGCGGACGTCGGAGTCCTCGGAGCGGATGACGTCGATCAGGCAGTAGATCGTGAAGGCCAGGAGCAGGCCCGGGATGATGAGCGCCCTCACGGCTGACGTCCCTCCGTCGCGACCCCGGCCGGGACCGTCCCGACCGTCGACCCATGGTCCCCCATGGCCCGCGGCGCCGTCTCGTCGGCCGGGGCGTCGAGCAGGAGCCCGAGCGCGGCGGCGCGGTCCGGCTTCCCCACGCCCGCCAGCGGGAGGGCACCGGCGACGAGCACCCGTCGCGGCGTCGCCGCGCGTCCGACCTCGTGACGCACCGTCTCCGCGACCGCGGCCCGCAGCCCCGCCCCGCGGTCGTGTCCCTCCGCCGCGGCCACGACGAGACCGACCACGGTGCCCCACTCCTCGTCGGGCACGCCGACGGCCACGGCGTCGGTGACACCCGCCACCCCCCGGGCCGCACGGGCCACCGCGTCGAGCGACACGTTGGTGCCGCCGCACACCACGACGTCGTCGAGCCGGCCGAGCACGTGCAGCCGCCCGTCGACCCACCGGCCGCGGTCGCCGGTGCGGAAGCGTCGCGGGCCGCCGGCGAAGCCGTCCCCGCGGTCCGCGGTCGCGCCGGCGGGGTCTGTCGGCTGCCGGTAGCCGCGGGCCACGACCGTCCCGGACACCACGACCCGGCCGCCGTCCCCGGGCCCGGGCTCCAGCGCGACGTCGACCCCGGTGAGGGGGCGGCCGTCGTACACGCAGCCGCCGCACGTCTCCGTCATGCCGTACGTCTCGACCACGCGCACCCCGGCGTCGACGGCGCGCTCGCGCGTCAGCCCGTCGAGGGCGGCGCCGCCCACGAGGACCGCGTCGAGCCGGGAGAGCACCTCGCGCGCCGCGAGGCCGTCCTCGCCGGTGGCGTCGAGCAGCCGTCGCAGCTGGGTGGGCACGAGCGAGGTGAGCACCGCGCCGGCGCTGCGGCGGAGCACGCGCCGACCGGCGGCGGCGAACGCCGCGGGGCGGAAGCCGCCGTCGAGGTCGACGACCTCCGGCTCGGTGCCCGCGAGCAGGGACCGGACGCACACCATGACGCCCGCCACCGTGTGCGCGGGTACGGCGAGGAGCCACGTGCCGCTCGTGCCGAGCCGCTCGGCCGTCGCGGTCGCCGACGCGCGCACGGCGGAGGCCGGCAGGAGGACGGCCCGCGGCGCACCCGTCGACCCGGTCGTGCCGACGACCGCGACGGTCGGGTCGGTGGGGTCGTCCTCCGCCGCCGTGAGGTCCGCGGTGAGCAGCGGCTGCGGCGGGGAGCCGGCCGGGTGCGGCGCGACGGCGGGCCCGGTGCCCGTGAGGGCGGTGCGGAGCGGGGCCAGCAGCGGCCGGCCGTCCGCGGCGCGGACCGGGACGGCGAGGACGGGCCGCGGCCGCAGCCGCCCGGCGCCCGCCGTCAGACCCGGGCCGCCTGCAGCGGGCACGTGGTGCACGCGCTCGTGCCGTGGTGGGCGCACGACGAGCCGCACGCGTGGGCGGCGGCCGGGGTCACGGCCCCGGCGCCAGGGGCGTCGACCCGCTCGTGCCCGGCCGGGACGGCCGTCCCGGGCACGACGTCCGAGGTCGTCGTGGCGGCGTCGTGGTCGTGCTCCTGCCCGCACGCGCAGCCGCCCGCACGAGCCGGGTCCGGCAGGGTGCGCAGCAGGCCGAGCACCGCGACGCCCACGTGGAGCGCGGCCGCGGCGACGACGCTGCCGGTGAGCAGCACGACGAGGCCGAGCGCGAAGCCGAGGGCGCTGCCGAGCACGAAGGCCGTGGCGCGGGTCCCGCGGCGGGAGCGCCACGCCTGCAGCCCGCCCGTGGCGGCGGCGGCGACGAGCACGGACACGGTGACGGGGGAGCCGGCCGCCTCGAGGACCGACAGCCCGAAGCCGCGCAGGACCACCTCGGTGCCGACGGCCGTCGCGACGGTCGCGGCGAGGGCGCGGCGGTCGCGCGCGAGGGGGCGGCGCCGCGCCACCCACGCGACGAGGCCGGCGGCGCCGAGTCCGAGCGCGCCGCCCGCGACCCAGCCGAGCGCCGGTGCGGCGACGCCGACCGGGCTCCACCACAGGGCGAGGCCGGTGAGCGCGGCGGCGGCGGTCGTCACGACCACGACGGCGAGCTGGCCGACCACCGTGAGGCGCTGGGCGCCCGCGACGGCCGCGTTGCGCGCGACGAGCGGGCGACGGTCGCGCCGCAGCCGGGCGGCCATGACCGACTCCCACGCCGTCCACGCCACGAGGGCGCAGACGACGACGGCGCCGGCGAGCAGGAGGTCCACGGAGCCAGGGTAGGAAGCCGTCGCGGGTGCTACGAGCCCGGGAGGCGTCGGCGAGATAACGGTTCGCTCCCGATGCGGTAACGGAGCGGGGTGTCGGCGCGCCGCGGTGTGACCGTCCGCGGTGTGCTCAGCCCGCGGGAGCCTGCCCGGCGAGCCAGCCGGCCAGCCACTCGGGGTGGACGGTGTCGGTCGTCGCGCTGAGCTCCGCCGCGCTCCACCAGCGCCAGCCGAGCATCGAGCGGACCTCGAGCTCGGTGTGGGCGGCGGGGGCGACGACGAGGTCGGTCCCGCCCACCCGGACGACGAAGAACTGCTCGTGCTGCCGGTAGTCGACGCCCTCGAACGTGAACTCCGCCTCGCGCTCCGCCACCGGGCCCGCCAGCGGCAGGTCGCGCAGGCCCGTCTCCTCCCACAGCTCGCGGGCGGCCGCCTGCACCGGTGTCTCGCCGGGCTCGAGGCCGCCGCCGGGCGTGAACCACCACGAGCCGGCCTCGGGCGCGCTCGCGTCGTGGCCCTGCAGGAGGAGCACCCGACCCGTGCCGTCGAGCACGAGGACGCGTCCGGAGCGGCGCTCGACCCGGTCGCCGGCCACCGGCTGCCGGCCCGCGCCCTCGCTGCTCATCCCGGTCAGTAGTACCAGGGGAACGGCGACCAGTCCGGGTCACGCTTGCCGAGGAAGGCGTCGCGGCCCTCGAGCGCCTCGTCGGTCATGTACGCCAGGCGGGTCGCCTCGCCGGCGAACACCTGCTGTCCCATGAGGCCGTCGTCGGTGAGGTTGAACGCGAACTTCAGCATCCGCTGCGCGGTGGGCGACTTGCCGTTGACCTCCGCGGCGACCTGCAGCGCCTCGGCCTCCAGCTCGGCGTGGTCGGCGACGACGTTGACCGCGCCCATCCGCTGCATGGTCTCCGCGTCGTACGTGCGGCCGAGGAAGAAGATCTCCCGTGCGTTCTTCTGCCCCACCATCTTCGCGAGGTACGCGCTGCCGTAGCCGGCGTCGAAGGAGCCGACATCGGCGTCGGTCTGCTTGAAGCGGGCGTGCTCGCGGCTGGCGACGGTCAGGTCGCACACGACGTGCAGCGAGTGCCCGCCGCCCGCGGCCCAGCCGCCGACGACCGCGACGACGACCTTCGGCATCGTCCGGATGAGCCGCTGCACCTCCAGGACGTGCAGCCGCCCGCCCTCGGCCCGGGTGCGCCTCTTGTCGACGGTGTCCGCGGTGTCACCCGCGGCGTACTGGTAGCCCGTGCGGCCGCGGATGCGCTGGTCGCCGCCGGAGCAGAACGCCCAGCCACCGTCCCTCGGGCTCGGACCGTTGCCCGTGAGCAGCACGCAGCCGACGTCGGGGGTGCGGCGGGCGTGGTCGAGGACGGCGTACAGCTCGTCGACGGTGTGCGGGCGGAACGCGTTGCGCACCTCGGGTCGGTCGAAGGCGACCCGGACGGTGCCGCCGGCCGGGCCGTCGAGGACGCAGCGGTGGTACGTGACGTCGGTGAGCTCGCGTCCCAGGTCGGCCGCGTCGACCTCCCGCCACGAGGCGGGGTCGAAGGTGTCGGACACGTGAGGGAGCGCAGGCACGGCGCGAGCGTACGGGCGAGGATGACGGCGTGCTCCAGGTGCCGGACCCGCCTGCCCCGGGTGACGTCCACGTCGTGGCGCTGCCGCTCACGACCCGCTTCCGCGGCCTGACGGTGCGGGAGACGCTGCTCGTGCGCGGGCCGTCGGGGTGGGGGGAGTGGGCGGCCTTCGCCGAGTACGACGACGCGGAGGCCACCCGCTGGCTCGCCGCCTGCTACGAGGCGTCGCACGGTGCGTGGTCGTCGGTGCCGGCCGGCACCCGGGTGCCGGTGAACGCGACGGTCCCCGCCGTCCCGGCCGCCGACGTGCCGGGCGTGCTCGCGCGCTTCCCCGGGTGCACCACCGCGAAGGTCAAGGTCGCCGAGCCCGGGCAGAGCCTCGCCGACGACGTCGCGCGGGTCGCGGCGGTGCGGGACGCGCTCGGGCCGTCGGGGTCGGTCCGCGTCGACGCGAACGCGGGCTGGTCCGACGAGCAGGCGGTCGACGCGCTGCGGGCGCTCGCGGCCTTCGGGCTGGAGTACGCCGAGCAGCCCGTGGCGGGCGTCGACGGTCTCGCGCGGTTGCGCGTCGCCCTCGCCCGGGCCGGGGTCGACGTGCCGGTCGCGGCGGACGAGGTGGTCCGGCGGGCGTCGGACCCTCTCGCGGTGGCGCGGGCGGGGGCGGCCGACGTCGTCGTGGTGAAGGCCGCGCCGCTCGGGGGAGTGGCCGCGCTCGTGGCCCTCGCCCGCGAGCTGCGCGACGCGTACGGCGTGCTCGTCACGGTGTCCTCGGCGCTGGAGTCCTCGG from the Aquipuribacter sp. SD81 genome contains:
- a CDS encoding TetR family transcriptional regulator; this encodes MAPRRRPDQPDTRTLLVETGLRLFRERGYDRTTMRLIASEAGVSVGNAYYWFPGKDHLVQELYRRLQVEHRAAVADRLPLGGTLEQRLRGTWLAGLEVFAPYRSFGTGFVQVALRPGDGASPFSEASAEARRLAVDLLTEVVEGARPPVQGPAAERLPELLWLAWLGVTLFWVHDGSPDAARSRRLVERSVPLVARLVRLSRLPVLRGTVQDVLDLVDEVT
- a CDS encoding 1,4-dihydroxy-2-naphthoate polyprenyltransferase, producing the protein MTTPAQWVAGARPRTLPAAVAPVAAGTGAAVGLGATEPVRAVLALVVALGLQVAVNYANDYSDGVRGTDADRVGPMRLVASGAASPRAVLVATAVAFAVAGLAGVALVVLSGAWWLLLVGVLCVVAAWTYTGGPRPYGYAGLGEVVVFVFFGLVAVLGTTWTQALAVDAGAVLAAVAIGSVACALLVVNNLRDIPTDRVAGKRTLAVRLGDARTRALYGVLVAGVPAVAVLALVASGRPWALLALLALPLAAGPLRTVADGARGLGLVPVLGATGRLQLVLGLLLGVGLAIVP
- a CDS encoding PLDc N-terminal domain-containing protein, which translates into the protein MRALIIPGLLLAFTIYCLIDVIRSEDSDVRGLPKLVWVLLVLLFPLAGGVAWFVAGRPRASRLPGTERLGRPRPRVLGPDDDPDFLRGLDRRPPDASDDEGDDTRPPGASRS
- a CDS encoding AMP-binding protein, whose translation is MPAAGGPGLTAGAGRLRPRPVLAVPVRAADGRPLLAPLRTALTGTGPAVAPHPAGSPPQPLLTADLTAAEDDPTDPTVAVVGTTGSTGAPRAVLLPASAVRASATATAERLGTSGTWLLAVPAHTVAGVMVCVRSLLAGTEPEVVDLDGGFRPAAFAAAGRRVLRRSAGAVLTSLVPTQLRRLLDATGEDGLAAREVLSRLDAVLVGGAALDGLTRERAVDAGVRVVETYGMTETCGGCVYDGRPLTGVDVALEPGPGDGGRVVVSGTVVARGYRQPTDPAGATADRGDGFAGGPRRFRTGDRGRWVDGRLHVLGRLDDVVVCGGTNVSLDAVARAARGVAGVTDAVAVGVPDEEWGTVVGLVVAAAEGHDRGAGLRAAVAETVRHEVGRAATPRRVLVAGALPLAGVGKPDRAAALGLLLDAPADETAPRAMGDHGSTVGTVPAGVATEGRQP
- a CDS encoding CPBP family glutamic-type intramembrane protease; amino-acid sequence: MDLLLAGAVVVCALVAWTAWESVMAARLRRDRRPLVARNAAVAGAQRLTVVGQLAVVVVTTAAAALTGLALWWSPVGVAAPALGWVAGGALGLGAAGLVAWVARRRPLARDRRALAATVATAVGTEVVLRGFGLSVLEAAGSPVTVSVLVAAAATGGLQAWRSRRGTRATAFVLGSALGFALGLVVLLTGSVVAAAALHVGVAVLGLLRTLPDPARAGGCACGQEHDHDAATTTSDVVPGTAVPAGHERVDAPGAGAVTPAAAHACGSSCAHHGTSACTTCPLQAARV
- a CDS encoding NUDIX hydrolase, producing the protein MSSEGAGRQPVAGDRVERRSGRVLVLDGTGRVLLLQGHDASAPEAGSWWFTPGGGLEPGETPVQAAARELWEETGLRDLPLAGPVAEREAEFTFEGVDYRQHEQFFVVRVGGTDLVVAPAAHTELEVRSMLGWRWWSAAELSATTDTVHPEWLAGWLAGQAPAG
- a CDS encoding 1,4-dihydroxy-2-naphthoyl-CoA synthase, with product MPALPHVSDTFDPASWREVDAADLGRELTDVTYHRCVLDGPAGGTVRVAFDRPEVRNAFRPHTVDELYAVLDHARRTPDVGCVLLTGNGPSPRDGGWAFCSGGDQRIRGRTGYQYAAGDTADTVDKRRTRAEGGRLHVLEVQRLIRTMPKVVVAVVGGWAAGGGHSLHVVCDLTVASREHARFKQTDADVGSFDAGYGSAYLAKMVGQKNAREIFFLGRTYDAETMQRMGAVNVVADHAELEAEALQVAAEVNGKSPTAQRMLKFAFNLTDDGLMGQQVFAGEATRLAYMTDEALEGRDAFLGKRDPDWSPFPWYY
- a CDS encoding o-succinylbenzoate synthase, translated to MLQVPDPPAPGDVHVVALPLTTRFRGLTVRETLLVRGPSGWGEWAAFAEYDDAEATRWLAACYEASHGAWSSVPAGTRVPVNATVPAVPAADVPGVLARFPGCTTAKVKVAEPGQSLADDVARVAAVRDALGPSGSVRVDANAGWSDEQAVDALRALAAFGLEYAEQPVAGVDGLARLRVALARAGVDVPVAADEVVRRASDPLAVARAGAADVVVVKAAPLGGVAALVALARELRDAYGVLVTVSSALESSVGLAAGAVAAAALGDGRAAGLGTAALLAGDVTGSPLLPRDGAVDVRRVTPDAALLEDRAAPPERQAWWRERLARVHGLLAAQGGSSS